A genome region from Arachis duranensis cultivar V14167 chromosome 8, aradu.V14167.gnm2.J7QH, whole genome shotgun sequence includes the following:
- the LOC107461502 gene encoding uncharacterized protein LOC107461502: MAADDTSLPSQHHHQQQHLLSPNLPAEEHHKEDDLIAELTHHMDRFLLQDHHHDDHHDKYDFSSQLSWDLMASPQSTLWSPLPSEASSQEPSPPPTPGTTNNGLCSYQSLIHEQIRAIELSRLKQEQVLSLKQKLISESEDKEQNHDDSLCQQKKGKAGGDGGGGGGLGRRIRPPPRPAPLLLQQQCGGGMRALFLGSSASRGGTGVFLPRAATATATTPPPHSTAKQGKGCSTVLIPARVVQALQQHFDQMAATAGPKAAAFPPLHDVLVNTNRDGMYSLEKRQSRKAPIQNDMILPQEWTY; the protein is encoded by the exons ATGGCTGCTGATGACACTTCACTACCttctcaacatcatcatcaacaacaacatctTCTTTCTCCAAACCTGCCAGCAGAGGAACACCACAAGGAAGATGATCTCATCGCGGAACTAACTCACCACATGGATCGCTTCTTGCTTCAAGATCATCATCACGATGATCATCATGACAAATACGATTTCTCATCACAACTT TCATGGGACTTGATGGCTTCACCGCAATCAACTCTCTGGTCACCTTTGCCATCTGAAGCTTCCTCTCAAGAACCGTCGCCGCCACCTACACCCGGCACCACCAACAACGGACTCTGCTCCTACCAATCTCTCATCCACGAACAAATCAGAGCCATTGAA TTGTCACGGTTAAAGCAAGAGCAGGTTCTTTCATTGAAGCAGAAACTGATCAGTGAATCCGAGGACAAAGAACAAAATCACGACGACTCTTTGTGTCAGCAGAAGAAAGGTAAAGCTGGTGGCGACGGCGGCGGCGGCGGTGGCCTTGGAAGGAGGATTCGTCCGCCTCCACGGCCAGCTCCTCTGCTTCTGCAGCAGCAATGTGGTGGAGGCATGAGGGCACTCTTCCTTGGTAGTTCCGCTTCAAGAGGTGGCACCGGAGTTTTCTTGCCTCGTGCCGCCACCGCCACTGCCACCACTCCCCCACCACATTCAACCGCCAAACAAg GTAAAGGTTGCTCCACAGTTCTGATACCTGCGAGAGTGGTACAAGCTTTGCAACAACACTTTGACCAAATGGCTGCCACAGCTGGACCCAAAGCTGCTGCCTTTCCTCCTCTCCATG ATGTTCTAGTGAATACTAATAGGGATGGCATGTATTCACTCGAGAAGCGGCAATCACGGAAAGCACCGATCCAGAATGATATGATTCTGCCTCAAGAGTGGACGTATTAA
- the LOC107461417 gene encoding uncharacterized protein LOC107461417 — MAKEIRASNSMFSFRHICYILFTLSFSSLIIFHSWSHCYFFSPYHLRAIEEKQNQTIINLLSYPFAWNHLIFSSKPPSKLLKIALFVKKWPQGSHAGGLERHAMTLHIALAKRGHELHIFTTSPGSSIIPKSELGNLCFHFSKPTPGGYLDQALVWEQFQEQNKTGSPFDIVHTESVGLRYTRSRNVTKLAVSWHGIAYETIHSDIIQELLRSPQESKANALAERVTKVVEEVKFFPNYAHHVATSDHAGDILKRVYMIPEERVHIILNGVDEDVFRPDISVGKEFKKRHGIPDSKSLVIGLAGRLVKDKGHPLMLEALKQIMVENSTFQESSIIMVAGDGPWAARYRELGENVVVLGPLDQSELASFYNAIDLFVNPTLRAQGLDHTLIEAMLSGKPVMATRLASIVGSVIVGSEMGYTFSPTVNALKKAVYESWVDGKEVLHNKGQVARQRGLKLFTATKMVAAYERLFLCISSANNDDHFCQYQQSVN, encoded by the coding sequence ATGGCAAAGGAAATTAGAGCTTCTAATTCCATGTTCAGCTTTCGACATATCTGTTACATCCTTTTCaccctttctttctcttctctcatcATATTCCACTCGTGGAGCCACTGCTATTTCTTCTCACCATACCATCTAAGAGCAATAGAAGAAAAGCAAAACCAAACCATCATCAACCTCCTTTCATACCCTTTTGCATGGAACCACCTTATCTTCTCATCAAAGCCACCTTCAAAGCTTCTCAAGATTGCACTCTTTGTCAAGAAATGGCCTCAGGGATCTCATGCCGGAGGGCTCGAACGCCATGCTATGACTCTCCACATTGCTCTTGCAAAAAGAGGCCATGAACTTCACATATTCACCACTTCACCAGGTTCCTCCATTATCCCGAAATCTGAACTTGGAAACTTGTGCTTTCACTTCTCAAAACCAACACCAGGCGGTTACCTTGACCAAGCTTTAGTTTGGGAACAGTTTCAGGAACAGAACAAAACAGGATCACCATTTGACATTGTTCATACTGAAAGTGTTGGTCTTAGGTACACTAGATCTCGCAATGTCACTAAATTGGCTGTTAGTTGGCACGGTATTGCCTACGAGACGATTCATTCCGACATCATTCAAGAACTTCTAAGAAGCCCCCAAGAATCAAAGGCAAATGCATTGGCTGAAAGAGTTACCAAGGTTGTTGAGGAAGTGAAGTTCTTCCCAAATTATGCTCACCACGTTGCCACCAGTGATCATGCAGGAGATATCCTAAAGAGGGTCTACATGATCCCGGAAGAAAGGGTGCACATAATACTGAATGGCGTGGACGAAGATGTTTTCAGGCCGGATATTTCGGTAGGGAAGGAGTTCAAAAAGAGGCATGGCATTCCGGATTCTAAATCACTGGTAATAGGACTGGCTGGGAGATTAGTGAAGGATAAGGGACACCCTTTGATGCTTGAAGCTTTGAAGCAGATAATGGTAGAAAACAGCACATTCCAAGAGAGTAGCATCATTATGGTTGCTGGTGATGGTCCTTGGGCAGCAAGGTACAGAGAACTTGGGGAAAATGTAGTGGTTCTGGGGCCTCTTGACCAATCTGAATTGGCCTCATTCTATAATGCTATTGACTTATTTGTCAACCCCACTTTGAGAGCGCAGGGTTTGGATCACACTTTGATAGAAGCTATGCTGAGTGGGAAACCAGTAATGGCTACAAGGCTTGCAAGCATTGTGGGGTCTGTGATTGTTGGCAGTGAAATGGGTTATACATTTTCACCAACAGTGAATGCTCTAAAGAAGGCTGTATATGAATCATGGGTGGATGGAAAGGAAGTTCTACACAATAAAGGTCAGGTTGCTCGTCAAAGAGGTTTGAAATTGTTCACGGCCACCAAGATGGTGGCTGCATATGAACGGCTTTTTCTTTGCATTTCAAGTGCAAACAATGATGACCATTTTTGTCAATATCAACAGtcagttaattga
- the LOC107461528 gene encoding uncharacterized protein LOC107461528: MRKEDTVKLISAEGFEFVVDKEAAMVSQTIHNMLTSPGSFAERQHGEVTFPEISTTILEKICQYFYWHLQFASGKETEFPIEPELTLELMMAANYLHT, translated from the exons ATGAGGAAGGAAGACACAGTGAAGCTGATTAGCGCTGAGGGTTTCGAATTCGTTGTTGATAAGGAAGCTGCTATGGTTTCACAGACCATACACAACATGCTTACCTCTCCAG GGAGTTTCGCTGAGAGGCAGCACGGCGAGGTTACCTTCCCTGAGATCAGCACCACCATTCTCGAGAAGATTTGTCAGTATTTTTACTGGCATCTCCAATTCGCGAG TGGGAAAGAGACAGAGTTTCCTATTGAACCTGAATTAACTTTGGAGCTAATGATGGCTGCCAATTACCTCCATACATGA
- the LOC107461506 gene encoding uncharacterized protein LOC107461506, translated as MDSSHASLGRRTLEEIRQKRAAERLSKTSSGPDLSQIPRSSELAGMTKSESANRLSETDISAVLSQLKDLQKKNTVLEEENRKITFKVNLHQTVEIDNDTMRKQLNDLEQNTVPSLRRALKDVAMEKDAAVVAREDLSAQLRTLKKRLKEAEDEQYRAEEDAAALRAELNSIQQQSMTSPVNAISPLGPPPDQLQILEKELAGLRLQLQRETMLRHQEQEQLAKEQTRIVALTSEKQELEEKLNSMSREASEVSDKVVANKPLSMEDKQKLERQLHDMALAIERLESSRQKLLLEIDSQSTEIERLFEENSNLSNSYQEAVGAAVRWENQVLECLKQNEELRGILDKLRMEQATSFQDKAHEISSSATTAEMASVKGALVKEQSRAEALSAEVMRLSAQLEQVKQAYDGITRFYGPVLRNIQSNLVKMKQDRSLAVQ; from the exons ATGGATTCGAGCCATGCATCTCTTGGTCGACGAACG CTGGAGGAAATTCGTCAGAAGAGGGCGGCGGAGAGATTGAGCAAGACATCTTCGGGGCCAGATCTGAGCCAGATTCCTAGAAGCTCCG AACTTGCGGGAATGACAAAGTCTGAGAGCGCCAATAGATTGTCTGAG ACAGACATTAGTGCTGTATTATCTCAACTAAAAGACCTGCAAAAGAAGAATACAGTGTTGGAGGaagaaaacaggaaaataaCTTTCAAGGTGAACCTTCATCAAACAGTGGAAATCGATAATGACACAATGCGCAAGCAATTGAATGATCTG GAGCAAAATACAGTGCCATCTCTCAGGAGAGCTCTCAAGGATGTTGCAATGGAGAAAGATGCTGCAGTTGTTGCACGG GAGGACCTTTCAGCACAACTTCGTACCCTGAAGAAACGTTTGAAGGAAGCAGAAGATGAGCAATATCGT GCTGAGGAAGATGCAGCTGCATTGAGAGCTGAATTGAACTCAATTCAGCAGCAATCAATGACAAGTCCAGTTAATGCAATTTCACCACTTGGTCCTCCTCCAGATCAACTTCAAATATTGGAAAAGGAGTTAGCTGGCTTAAGATTACAGTTGCAG CGAGAGACAATGCTGAGGCACCAGGAGCAGGAACAATTGGCAAAAGAACAAACCCGCATTGTAGCATTGACGTCCGAAAAGCAGGAGTTGGAAGAGAAACTCAACTCCATGTCTAGAGAAGCTTCAG aAGTCTCAGATAAAGTAGTAGCTAACAAGCCATTATCTATG GAAGACAAGCAAAAACTTGAAAGGCAGTTGCATGATATGGCATTAGCCATTGAAAGGTTGGAAAGCAGTAGGCAGAAACTTCTACTGGAG ATTGATTCTCAATCCACTGAAATAGAGAGACTTTTTGAGGAGAATTCTAATCTCTCAAATTCATATCAAGAGGCAGTTGGAGCTGCAGTGAGATGGGAAAACCAG GTACTGGAGTGTCTTAAGCAAAATGAAGAGCTTCGTGGGATTCTAGATAAATTAAGAATGGAACAGGCTACGAGCTTCCAGGACAAGGCTCATGAGATTAGTTCCTCGGCAACCACGGCTGAGATGGCATCTGTGAAG GGTGCACTTGTAAAAGAACAGAGTAGAGCAGAGGCACTATCAGCAGAAGTCATGCGGCTTTCTGCACAACTCGAACAAGTCAAACAAGCATACGATGGCATTACACGCTT CTATGGGCCAGTTCTTCGCAACATTCAAAGCAATCTTGTGAAAATGAAGCAAGACAGATCGTTGGCTGTACAGTGA